In Sulfuritortus calidifontis, the sequence GTTACCAGCCTCAATGCACCCAGGCGCTGCCGGCCGGCCGCGGCCACCTCGGCGGCGAATGCCTGCGCCGGCAGGGCCATGAGCGCCTCGGCCTGCTCCGGCGTGGTGGACCAGACGATGGAGACGCGCTGGCCCGGCAGAGGCAGGTAGGCGAGCACCCCGTCATGACGGAACCACTGGTAGGCGATGCCGCGATGCGGCCGTTCGCACTCGAAATTGGCCACCACGCCGACGTGATGGTAGTCCTCGAGCGCAAGGCCGATATTGGCCTGGGTCCGCAGCCAGGAATGGGCGCCGTCGGCCCCGACCAGAAGGCCGGCCTGCAGGCGGCGGCCGTCGGCCAAGACCAGTTCATGTTCGGTCGCGCCCCAGACGACGGCCGCGGTCTCGGCCACGACCAGGTCGATATTGCCGGCCGCGCGCAGGCCCTGCCACAGGGCATGGTGCAGGCGTTTGCTCTCGGCGATAAAGGCGAGCTCGGGCAGGCCGGCATCCAGGGCATCGAAGACAAGATGGCCGCCGGCGTCGCCGGCGATGCGCATGGCATGGACCGGCTGGTTGCGCACGGTCGCATCCCAGGCGCCCAGTTCGCGCAGCCAGGCGACGTTGGCCGGGCTGTAGGCATAGACGCGGGCGTCCCAATCCTCGCCCGGATCGCGCGGCGGCCTGGGTTCGACCAGGGCCACGCGCCAGGCGGTGGCGCGCAGGGCCAGGGCGAAGGCGGCGCCGGCCAGGCCGCCGCCGACAATCACAACATCGAAGGCATTACGTTCACTCACAGCAATATCCTTCGTAACGAATGCATCCCTTGTCGGCGGCCGGCGGTGACTCGCGGCCGCTCGCATCCCCGTCCACGACGGGGCCCCTGCTCCCTGCTCGCACTGCCCCGACAATCACGATATCGTAGCGACTCACCATGCCTGGGCCCCGAACATCATCTTGCGCGCGAAGGCCTTCTTCAGCGGCGGCAGCGCATCCATCAAGGCCAGACCCAGACCGCGGCCATGGCGCAGGACGAAATGATCATTGGAGAACAGCTCGACCATGAGGTCGGTCATCGCCATGCCGCCCCGCACATCGGGAGCGCGCCGGGCCTGATAGCGGGCGCAAAACTCCGCGCTGCCCAACATCGCCTTGTCGGCATCCCATATCAGCTGGGCAAGATGCCAGGCATCGCGCAGGCCGAGGTTGAAGCCCTGGCCGGCCACCGGGTGCAGGGTCTGGGCGGCGTTGCCGATGCGCAAAAGGCGCGGCGCCTGCGCCGGCTCGCTGGTGATCATGCGCAGCGGAAAGGCCGCGCGCCCGGAGGCCGTGAGGAAGCGGCCCTGGCGCTCGCCGAAGCGTTCGTGCAAGCGCGCGAGGAAGGCCGCATCGGTGAGCGCCAGCACCGCCTCGGCCTTGGCGTTCGGCACCGTCCAGACCAGGGCATAGGCCTCGCCCAAAGGCAGCAGCGCCATCGGGCCTTCCGGGGTGAAACGCTCGTAGGCGCGCTGCCTGTGCGGCTGAGCGGTGGTGACGGTGCAGATGACGGCCGTCTGGCCATAGTCCTTCACCGCTTGCCGGCCCGGCAGGCTCTTGCCGCCGTCGGCCAGCACCACCAGATCGGCGCTGAGCAGGTGATCGATCCCATCGCGCTGAAACTCGACCACGCCATAAGCACTGGTCGAACGGATCGCGCTGACCTGGGCCCCGGTCAGCAGCATCGCCCCGCTCTGCTGCAATTGCCCGGCCAGGGCGGCATAAAGGTCGCCGTATCGGGTGACGTAGCCCAGGGCCGGCACGCCCAGCTCCGCGGCCAGCAACTCGGCCCGGCCGAAACCGCCGCGCTGGGAGACGTGGATGCTCTCGATGGCGGTCGCCTGGTCGGCCAAGTCGGACCAGGCGCCGAGGCGTTCCAGGATCAGGCGCGCCCCCTGCGACAGGGCAATGGCGCGCGGATCTTGTGCGGCGAGGCGGCTGCGCGCCTCCAGCACCGCGACGCGGTAATCGCCGCCGGCGAGCGCGGCTGCCAGGGCGGCGCCGACCGGCCCACCACCGACTATCGCGATATCGACGTGTTCAGTCACGGCCGACGATCTCCTCGATCTGCGTCACCGCTTTGGGCACGCCGTGGGTCAGGATCTCGCAGCCGTTTTCCGTCACCAGGGCATCGTCCTCGATGCGGATGCCGATGTTCCACAGGGTCTTAGGCACGTCGTCGGCCGGGCGGATGTAGAGGCCCGGCTCCACGGTCAGGGTCATGCCCGGCTGCAGGGGGCGCCACACGCCGGCCCGTTTGTATTCGCCGGCATCGTGCACGTCCAGGCCGAGCCAGTGGCCGGTGCGATGCATGTAGAAACGCTTGTAGGCCTCGCTCTCGATCAGGCCGTCGACCTCGCCCTTGAGCAGGCCCAGATCGACCATGCCCCGGGTGAGCACCTTCAACGCCGCCTCATGCGGCGCCTGCCAGCTCTTGCCCGGCGCCACCTGGGCGATGGCCGCGGCCTGGGCGGCGAGCACGATCTCGTAGGCATCGCGCTGGGCGCCGGTGAATCTGCCGCTGACCGGAAAGGTGCGGGTGATGTCGGCAGCATAGCCGCGGTATTCGGCGCCGGCGTCGGTCAGGAGCAGGTCGCCCGCCTTGAGCGGCTGATTGTTGAACACGTAATGCAGCACGCAGGCGTTGGCGCCGCCGGCGACGATGGAGGTATAGGCCGGCGCCTCGGCGCCCTGGCGGCGGAACTGATAGAGCAGCTCGGCCTCGATCTCGTGCTCGAAACGACCGGGCCGGGTGGCGCGCATGGCGGCGACATGGGCGGCGGCGGAGATCTCGGCGGCGCGCCGCATCAGGGCCTGTTCGTGCGCGTCCTTGAGCAGGCGCAGCTCGTCGAGCAGGCCGCGCGCATCGATCAGCCTGTCCGGCGCCGACACCCCGCTGCGCGCCTTGCCGCGCACGGCGTTGAGCCAACCCAGCACCCGGGCATCCCAGGCCGGATCGCGGCCGATGATGTAGTGCAGCGCCGGCTGGTTCTCCAGCAGCTGGGGCAGGATGTCGTCCAACTCGCCCACGGCATGGGCGGCATCGAAGCCGAAGGCCGCGCGCGCCGCCTCGGGGCCGTGACGAAAGCCGTCCCAGATCTCGCGCTCCTCGTTCTTCTCCCGGCAAAACAGGACCTGTTGCGGCTGGCTGCCGGCGACCAGCACCAGCACCGCCTCGGGTTCGGTGAAGCCGGTAAGGTGATAGAAATAGCTGTCGAAACGATAGGGATAGTGGGCATCGCGGTTGCGCACCACCTCCGGCGCGGTGGCGATCACCATCACGCCCTCGCCCATCCGCTCCAGCACCCGCAGGCGGCGCTGACGGCAGGCCTCGAGGTCAGGCGACATGACGCAACTCCAGTTCGCGGTCGAGCGCGGCCAGGCGCTCGGGGGTGCCGATGTCCTGCCAGCGGCCGGTGAAGTGCTCACCGCTCACCCGGCCCTCGGCCATGGCCCGGCGCAGCAGCGGTGCCAGCGCCGCCTTCGCGCCGGGCCTGAGGCCGGCGAACAGCGCCGGCCGGTAGCAGCCGATGCCGGAAAAGGTGAGTTTGCCTTCGCCCTCCGCCACGACCTTCCCGGCATTCAACACGAAGTCGCCCTGCGGGTGATGCGGCGGGTTGTCGACCAGTACGAGGTGGGCGAGGTGATCGGGATTGCCTGCCATGTCCTGCAACACCGGCCGCAGGCGGCCATAATCGAACTCGGTGTAGACATCGCCGTTGGTCACGACGAAAGGGGCATCGCCCAAAAGGTGCAGGGCGGTGACGATGCCGCCGGCCGTCTCCAGCGGCACCCCCTCGTCGGAATAGGCGATGCCCACTCCGTAGGCGCTGCCGTCGCCCAGCTCGCGTTCGATCTGCAGGCCCAGGTGCGCATGGTTGATGACCAGGCGCTCGAAGCCGGCCCGCTTGAGCC encodes:
- a CDS encoding aminopeptidase P N-terminal domain-containing protein codes for the protein MSPDLEACRQRRLRVLERMGEGVMVIATAPEVVRNRDAHYPYRFDSYFYHLTGFTEPEAVLVLVAGSQPQQVLFCREKNEEREIWDGFRHGPEAARAAFGFDAAHAVGELDDILPQLLENQPALHYIIGRDPAWDARVLGWLNAVRGKARSGVSAPDRLIDARGLLDELRLLKDAHEQALMRRAAEISAAAHVAAMRATRPGRFEHEIEAELLYQFRRQGAEAPAYTSIVAGGANACVLHYVFNNQPLKAGDLLLTDAGAEYRGYAADITRTFPVSGRFTGAQRDAYEIVLAAQAAAIAQVAPGKSWQAPHEAALKVLTRGMVDLGLLKGEVDGLIESEAYKRFYMHRTGHWLGLDVHDAGEYKRAGVWRPLQPGMTLTVEPGLYIRPADDVPKTLWNIGIRIEDDALVTENGCEILTHGVPKAVTQIEEIVGRD
- a CDS encoding FAD-dependent monooxygenase, whose amino-acid sequence is MTEHVDIAIVGGGPVGAALAAALAGGDYRVAVLEARSRLAAQDPRAIALSQGARLILERLGAWSDLADQATAIESIHVSQRGGFGRAELLAAELGVPALGYVTRYGDLYAALAGQLQQSGAMLLTGAQVSAIRSTSAYGVVEFQRDGIDHLLSADLVVLADGGKSLPGRQAVKDYGQTAVICTVTTAQPHRQRAYERFTPEGPMALLPLGEAYALVWTVPNAKAEAVLALTDAAFLARLHERFGERQGRFLTASGRAAFPLRMITSEPAQAPRLLRIGNAAQTLHPVAGQGFNLGLRDAWHLAQLIWDADKAMLGSAEFCARYQARRAPDVRGGMAMTDLMVELFSNDHFVLRHGRGLGLALMDALPPLKKAFARKMMFGAQAW
- the murU gene encoding N-acetylmuramate alpha-1-phosphate uridylyltransferase MurU, which translates into the protein MRPLTEHTPKPLLRAGGKPLIVWQIERLKRAGFERLVINHAHLGLQIERELGDGSAYGVGIAYSDEGVPLETAGGIVTALHLLGDAPFVVTNGDVYTEFDYGRLRPVLQDMAGNPDHLAHLVLVDNPPHHPQGDFVLNAGKVVAEGEGKLTFSGIGCYRPALFAGLRPGAKAALAPLLRRAMAEGRVSGEHFTGRWQDIGTPERLAALDRELELRHVA
- a CDS encoding UbiH/UbiF family hydroxylase: MSERNAFDVVIVGGGLAGAAFALALRATAWRVALVEPRPPRDPGEDWDARVYAYSPANVAWLRELGAWDATVRNQPVHAMRIAGDAGGHLVFDALDAGLPELAFIAESKRLHHALWQGLRAAGNIDLVVAETAAVVWGATEHELVLADGRRLQAGLLVGADGAHSWLRTQANIGLALEDYHHVGVVANFECERPHRGIAYQWFRHDGVLAYLPLPGQRVSIVWSTTPEQAEALMALPAQAFAAEVAAAGRQRLGALRLVTSPQGFPLKRRRAEEWVRPGLVLIGDAAHTVHPLAGQGINLGFRDARMLAHALHDTQRAPGDLGRLQAYALRRDEDVRSVQLVTGGLKKLFGSEDGLVRWLRNTGLSMTDSQNWLKQALMRHAIQ